The Rattus norvegicus strain BN/NHsdMcwi chromosome 2, GRCr8, whole genome shotgun sequence nucleotide sequence TTCCCTCAGTGTTCTTCATCTCCTGACTCTtactctctttctgcctcctctttcactTGACTCCCTGAGTCCTGAGGGAAGGAGTTTGATGAAGGCATTCCATTTAGAACTTAGTGTTCCAAGGTTTCTTACTCTGCATAATAGTTCCCATCTTCTTCAGGAAGAAGGTTCTCTGATTATAGCTGAGTGAGACCCTGGCCTATGAACATAGCATAATGTCAttaaaagtcattttattgctatgtccCTTTAGTAGAACAATAAATAGTACTTGGTTTTCCCCTAGGTCTATGACCTATATAATCTCAGGGTCTTGGCCACTcaggcatgggttccatctcataaTCAGctagtggttggttactcctccAACTTCTGTACCACTATTGGACCAGCATATCTTACAGGCAGATCACCATTGTACAATTAAGTACTTGCAGACTAGAAAGTGGAGGAAATGGCTCTAGTTAGGCAACAGCATGGCTTCTCTGTGTTCGGTGAGATTTgtaagtgttgtcttcagcaataaggcCTAACCATCATTTTGTAGAGAGCAACCAATAGCTTTGGCAAGATCCTGAGTTGCTTAGAGGTTCTTGTGGGGCCCTTTTGACCTAcagctcaattagatgtaactcaTTCCTGCCACTGGAAGTTTTGCTTGTGGCTTTGTATCACCCCTGTTACTGCAGTAGGTTTCCATAAGACCCCTCATATAACTTTGAGTGATCTCTGTCTGTCCTTaccctccttttttccttcccatttccACTTCATTTTATATGCCTCTATTTCAAGTTTTAATATGTTCTCTCcactcttttttactttttaccacAAATGTTTTGCTGAGTAAACTATATACTGACATTAATTGGGCTATGCCTATATTTAGTTTTATCAGATTCAAGcaattagttctctctctctctctctctctctctctctctctctctccttttgaaAAGGGAAATGGAATGGATGCCTTTGAAAAATCAAAATCTCTGATTTCTCTACATTGAGAATCAACTGTAGAAGTTAACTGAGAGATAGCAAATCAACTGGATTTGTAGATTGCTGAAAACTGAACCATGCCTTCCCTTTGTTCTCTTAATCATTATGATCCCCCTGTGCCAAGTACTGGccaaaaagaaatgcaaacactACCAACGAAAacacaagacaaacaaaaacagtgaTTCAACTAAAGTTTAGTTTTAAACATTGATTGTAGAAATTGAGATTGCTGGTTGTCTCTTTTAATCAGTGTAACATATAATGTTGGAAattaaatgtaagtaaataaaggcAACATAATAGCTTATAATAGTCTCTGTGGAATGATCAGTACAAACTATTAATGATCCCTGTGGCATAATCAATACCTACATAGTGCCCTGGAGACCTTAAATTACATTTAAACTGTCTTCCCTGCTATCCCAGATCTCTCCGTGTTAACCTTCTTATTCCTATTTAGTATTACCACTGCTACTTTTCCATGGAATGCCCTTATTTCTgaggtttattattatttttgtacaTCTTCACTAGACTATAAACTATGAGAACTGAGTGtctatttcattcatttacatattaATGACTTTAAAACCTGCCTGACACCTAATAGAtcccaataaaaatgttaaataaatgaaacaaaatatatgGACACTTGTTACCATTTTTATTGTTGGCAAATGAAGTCATCTGGTATCACTGTAATCTTTTTATGCTTTGGGGAAGTAATTTGTGCAATCTCTACTTAGCCCTAGTGAATTATCTGGCTTATGCTTTTAAATGATACACTGTCAatgtgttctttgtttttctcattgaCCGACTTTTTTCTGCTTCTCAGAAATCAGCACTATTTATTGTTCATGTATGTGGAGCTGTCCTTGCCTTTAGTATGGGCTCATTTTACATGTTTGTTCAGACCATCCTTTCCTACCAAATGCAGCCCAAAATTCACAGCAAACAAGTCTTCTGGGTCCGACTACTATTGGTTATCTGGTGTGGAGTAAGTGCACTTAGCAGTATCCTTTGttgtaatgtgtgtgcatgtatgtgtgtgtgtattttatctaCACTTATGTAAGTGCACCATGTGCATACCTGGTAGCCAGTGctatcagaagagggtatcagataccATGGAATTgaatgtggatgctaggaacccaATGtaggtcatctgcaagagcaacttgtgttcttaactgttgaggcATTGCTCCAGCTCCCCCAGTCCCTTTAAAGTCACCCTCGATTTAAGGACATTGTTCATTGGTACATGAAATTCAGTCTGAGATTAACTAACTGAGCTAGGAAAAAACATAATGTTTGGCATAGTTATACTTCAAAGAAAGCAAGGACGAATTATTATGCTCACTTCAAAAAATTATTCGGTAGAAATTTATGGTAGAGCTGCTAATTTTTGAGTAAAGAGAAAAGGACATGCAGCCACGtagcagaatgtaggttaaaataacaGGTCATCTTTAGTAATGATCAAGTCAGAGTAGACCCTAGCTGTATGGCCAAGGCATTtatttgagtctgagtcttactctttgagcatggggctgggagaaaGAAACATTTACTGGTTACTCTGGATAGATCTTTAGTTTTAGGACTGTCCATGACattaattctttaaagaaataggATTGGACCATAGTAATAAAAGCTAGCCTTTAaagttaacatttaaaatgatttGTTATTGTTGCAATGTGCAAGTTTTAACCTTCAGGTCTCTGAGAGTCTTCCttgacttactttttttttatagtgATGACTTGCTCATCAATTTTGTACAGTAGTGACTTTGGTGCTGATATAGTACAGAAACTACACTGGAACCCAGAGGACAAAGTAAGACCTTAAGatctataaaatatataagtgagcgtgtgtgtttgtgtgtgtgtaattattttaaagatttattttttaaatttattatcacTTCATGTGTCTGCATCCTGTATACATGGATGTGGatgcctgcaaaggccagaagagtgcGTTGAATTCCTCGGAGCTATATTAACAGGTGGAAACAACTGCCCAACATGGAAACTGGGAATAGACCTCGTTCCTCTTgaaaagcagcaaatgctcttaactattgaaccatctctccatacCCTACTGAATTAATGTTGTAAATTAGTATACAAACTCTAAAAATAGCCGTACAGAGAATATCTGTGTACTGTATGGATATATCATGTTagttaaaaagcctatggcccgAGGCTTAGGTAGGAAACAGAGGTGGGACATCAGGAGAGAGTTAGGATTGTGGGATTGTGGAATAGAGTCAGGCACGGAGATAGGTCCGGGATAATAGGAAGAGATGGACAAATgtaacctgagcacaggtaacctcCCATGTGGCAGAATATAGGTTAAAGTAAACATGCTATCTTTATTTATGATCAAGTCAGAGTAGACCCTAGCTGTATGGCCAAggcatttgtaaatatatttgagtCTGACTCTTATTCTTTGAGAATGGGGCTGGGGGAAAGAACCAGGGCCTAACATCAACAAATAGCCTTTATGAAAGTTTCTTATGATTATCCTTGAGCTTCCTGGTGTCATTTTATGAATTTTATTCAGATGCatgctgtgtgcatgcatgtgtgtgtgtgtgtgtgtgtgtgtgtgtgtgtgtgtgtgtgtgtaggtaagtgGGTGGGagtatttgtttttttcatttcattcagtGGTCTGATTGACCTTAAATTTGCCATCTCCCATTTTCGTAAGTAAGGATGACAGATGTTGATTTATGAATCTTGTGGTGGAGGGGCGGGGTGGCTCTATAACTCCTTGGTTATAGAATGTACATTCTATTTTGTCTTGGTTATTTAGTAGAAATTATATTTGTTGTAAGTGAAACAAAGATATCTACTATCTACTAGGAGAGACTCCTAGTAACTACTGCAGTTCTCAAAACATGTTCAAAAATCAAGGGATGATTTTCAAAAGGAAGATTGGTCTATAACAATTTGATGTTTCTTAATTTAAGAACTAACATAAATTACTTGAATAGGATGTAACAAAGTGTcctttatgttttctctttaactACAGGGTTATGTGCTTCACATAGTTACTACTGCAGCAGAATGGTCTATGTCATTTTCCTTCTTTGGATTTTTCCTGACTTATATTCGTGATTTTCAGGTAATAAAATAGTTTCAATTCTGTTCAGTAGAACTTTCTTCATGCAGAATAACAGAATATTTCACTGACAGATTCCCTGTTCGTTTTGaaaattagcattttaaaatCTGGCACCAAAGAAAGGGATATAAGAAAAGTAACTTCTGGTGAAATTGTTCCTGGATTTGAGGAAGTTGTGTGTTGCAAGTAAAGCTTCAGCCTTGATAATGGAGTTGCAAAGCATATCTGAAGAAATTTTGCAATCTTTGTTTACTTACCTAGACCCAGCCCTAACACATAGCTTTACTAGGGGGAAAAGACCCTACAAAAGAAAATTAGGAAACTTAGTGAGGCAAGAACATAGTTTTACCATGTCACTGGGTGCTCAGGATGGTGCCTATGGCAGTGACTTCCTATTCCCTGTAAGATCAATTTGTTTCTCTGACTAAATAAGGGATTCTGTGGAACATAGTGAAAAGATAGTCTCTCATAAGAGAAAACttctttatataattttcttttctgttccagaaAATTACTTTACGGGTGGAAGCCAATTTACATGGATTAACCCTCTATGACACTGTTCCTTGCCCTGTTACCAATGAAAGAACACCATTGCTTTCCAGAGATTTTCAATGAATGGATAAACATCTTCTGTGATGATTGTGATTCTCAGGGACTGAGAAAAGATGCATAAAAGTTGCTTATTATACTGTGAAAATTTGAATCAGTTAATCAAGGTTGACAGTGATATAATAATGAAAGATGATATCAAAAGAAGTGTAATAAGCCATCTGATAAGTTTTCTTAAAGGATGTTGTTAAGAAGACTATCTAAAAACATTATGTATAGACTTTTTTATAAtccagaaaataaaaccaaaggataACACCATTGTAGTGTTTGCTACCTTATCAAAGAAAGCCTGAAGTACATCAAGTAGTCTCTATGCTTGGTCTGAAACATGTTGttattttaaaagcatctttTGTTAGCAGTAATTTTATGAGAGACATATTCCATGGCCCACAGTAATCAGCATTGGTCAGCAAATCATTTAGAATCAGGGCTTAAAACTgaagttttactatattaatactttTCTTATGAGAGACATATTCCATGGCCCACAGTAATCAGCATTGGTTAGCAAATCATTTAGAATCAGGGCTTAAAACTgaagttttactatattaatactttTCTTATAGTGCTTAAaaatgtgctgctgctgctgctgctgttattgttgttgttgttatggaaTCTCCTCTGTAAATAGGAGCCTGCCTGAAATCATCTGAGATCTTTGGTGGCTTAAATTTTCCTCCCTACACCCCACCCGCAACAAACACGAAATCAATGGGTATTTATTTGATTCTGGCCACTTTAATATTAACAGATTTATCATATATGCTTATAATAATTTCATCATGTCTGGTCTCTGAGATTAGACTTTTTAATTGCcagtgaaagagagaaagattatTTGCAAATATGCTAccatgttgttctttataaaataaaagttaaggtTGATGACATTGCTCAGTACGTAAATCACTTGCTGCCAACCCTGACTATCTGAGTTCAATATGTAGAATCCACATAGTGGAATCTTGActtccatatgtatatatacatacacaataaataaatgggatAATAGAGATGAACAGCAATGTTCCTAAATAAGATTGTAAAGTCTGTAAACAAAAGGAGATATGATTAGTAACATAAAAACCACTCATTAAAGTTAGGGTCTTTGATTTTTCATTTAGAGAAATTTGTAATTAGTAGTAAAATTAGTTTTGAGCAGATATTTAGCCTATTTATTGGAATATGATCTTTTTAAAACCTAGATCTGAAGAAGAGACTGAAATCCAAAATAAAAATCTGAATCTTTTTCTGTTGTCATGCAAATGATTATGAAGTTTCAATTTAGatctctgtgtagataaaagatGGTTTCTAGATGCCTACTAGgattaaaaagaaggaaatactgaCCTGAATAATATCCAGGGTCAAATTAGTTTGTAAAATAATCCTTGTTGAATACTAACatagtttatatttttagaagaaatggGGCTGAAACCAGAAGAAAAAATGgtaagaaaaagtttaaaatatatcAAGAAGTAATTTAAGGAAAACTGTTTAAATGGTGAAGCTGCAGACTTCAATTATAAGTTGTTGAATGCTAAACTCAGTAACAATATTTGAAAATGATTTAGATTAATAGAGAAATAGAGTATCTATGAGAAATTACAGTCAACAAGGGAGACATTTAGTGATTGATGTTATTACTAGAAAAAAATGCATACAAATCATGATTAAGCCCTTAAAAAAAAGCATGATATAACGGCATATGAAAAATACCTTTCCCTGTAGTTTCTCTCTACCAAGAAGTCCAGATATGAAGTATCCATGGTATTATGCgaagtaaataaaataaggaataatTCATAAAGTCCATGAAAGCAAATGTGGAGAAGGCAGTTAAGAGAGGAACATAGACTTGCTAAAATTATCCCTTCTCAGAATATTAACCTTAGAGATAGAGTTTACAATATAGTGATCTAAagtgaaaattattattttgaagGTATTTAAATTCTGCTAGTTAACATTCATCCTTTGAAGTAAGCAAGACAGAAAATCTGAGTAGGATCAAAGGAAGGATTGTAAACCAAGAAAGCATGGCATATTGCTTCCTAACCTAAAGTCTGAAATGATCCCTTGCCAATTCTGCCAAAGACAGATACAAAGTAACAGatgaaagaggttttttttttttttttttaattttcagtattgcATTGGAGAATACTTCCAAGTATTTAGGTTATACATAAAACtaaattgttcttttaaaaaagaaaacacacagtcaACTGTGgtctaaaaacattaaatgaaaaaTACCAGAACTCCACAATTGGTAAGATTTACTTGAATCATttaatgaaatctttttttttgcatttttattctactttattcttttttaaaaaaattttaattaatttatttatttttactctccaaattttattcccttccccgcccacctcaccagacctctaaactccctggggcctccagtctcttgagggttaggtgcatcttctctgactgaatccagatccagtagtcctctgctatatatgtgttgttgtaaaattataaaaataaaatggctttcttttatcccactaggtctggcactacagtgccccaagatatctgctagatatcttgccagaaacacacatcccaactccatggcggcccagtgtctctgctgccacacaTTCTCCCAAAGTCAAATagccacaagaaagaacatatgacCCAATGACCTCTGATcccattgataagatataattgcgtacctaaacatacaaagtcctgtacatgtccatcccttaagaacattcataacaacctgtaaaggtacagcgtggaatcttaacatcagcctccatgttctctcagtggCTTCTCCTCCAcagtctcctccagtctcccgtcctttccattccagtctcctcctcttccctcaaacttttctcccgcccatccttccttctcgtccaatgacaggccacatcctatcttgtacctgcctcacctgtatgacatcatcccacatatatgtgttgggggcctcatatcagctggtgtatgctgcctggttggtggtccagtgtctgagagacctcgGGGATccagactgctggtcctcctacagggtcaccctcctcctcagcttcctccagcttttccctaattcaaccacaggagtcagaaGCTTCTATTCATTAGTTGGGCGTGTCACCTGTCTGTGAATCATCCTTTTGTCACCGAGTCAAGCTATGTATTCTATCTTTAATGACTGTCCCTTTTGTCAGGTGCAATGCTTGTGATTGAGAAACTCTTTATTTACTGAATGTGGCTCAAAACCACAAGAGCAATAATACTGGCAATTTAGATATGCTAAAGAAAAGCCATAAGGTCAATCTTTCATATAAAACCTCATGTAAACGTTCATAACTTAatgttgaaggaaaaaaaatcatttgctgGAGTTAGGAGGAGCAAGTTTCTTCATGATGCTGGGAAGAAGAAAACATTCATgctagttttgattttaattcaaACTAACAGTTACAGCTACATTACATGGCTTTAAGTAGAAGAAGCTGAATTTGtgaacatatgtacacacacacacacacacacacacacggttcagATATACATTGTTTTCAGTTATGTAATGGAGATCTTGGAATGTATCACTAAATGATGAGGGAATTTACTAATTTACTAATTAAAAGATGAAAatggcttttattttgttgtttgcatctttctttatttcaaacttttttctttgaaacaaTTATGTACATTGTAGGAAGTTCCCAAAATAGTATGAAATTCCATTCACTTTTCACCTGTTTTTCCTAGTTGAAATACTTTATTTAACTATGATAAAATATGATAGAATTAGGAAATTACCAATgacaatataatttttttctttttttaattttatttttcttggatattttatgtatttatatttctaatgttatcccctttccccactctcccataccctctcccctctccccctgcttctctgaagatgctcccactccagcctcaatgccctggcattaccctacattgggaaaatgagccgtcacaggaccaagtgcttttccttctattgatgctggaccatgctacatatgcagctagaaccatgggtccctccatgtgtactcactggttggtggtttagtcactgggagctctggtagagtctggttgttgatattgtttttcttatggggttgcaaaccccttcagctccttcaggcctttctctaactcctccattgggtccctgtactcagtctgatggttagctgcaagcatcctcatctgtattggtaaggctctgacagcctctcaggagacacctatatctaGCTCCTGTTAGCaaacatttcttggcatcagcattagtGACTGGGTTGGTAGCTACATATAggatggattccccaggtggggcagtctctggatgaccattTCTTCTGTGCCTGctccactttgtccctgtatttcctcctgttaatattttgttctcccttttaacaaggaatgaagaatccacattttggtcttccttcttcttgagcttcatatgatctgtgaattttttctttggcATTCTACatttctgggctaatatccatttatcaatgatgcataccgtgtgtgtttttctgtgattggattacctcactcaggatgatattttccagttccatcctttgcctatgaatttcataaagtcattgtttttgatagctgagtagtactccattgtgtaaatgtaccacattttctgtatccattcctctgttgaagggcatctgggttctttccagcttctggctactataaaaaaggctgctatgaacatattggagcatgtgtctttgttatatgttggtacatcttttgaatatatgcccagaagtggtatagctgggtcctcaggttgtactatgtccaattttcagaggagctgccagactgatttcctgagtggatgtggcagcttgtaatcccaccaataatggaggagtgttcctatttcttcacgtcctcaccagcacctgctgtcacctgagtttttgtcttagccattctgactggtgtgaggtggtatctcagggttattttgatttgattaatgatttaaaacatttccttagctgcttctcagcaatttgatattcctcagttgagaatgtgtttagctctgtactccctTTTTTAATAGGAtgatttgattctctggtgtctaacttcttgaggtcccatttgttgattcttgattttagagcataagccattggtgttctattcaggaaaatttcccctatgtctctgtgttccagactcttccccactttctcttccattggtttcagtgtatctggttttatgtggaggtatttgatccacttggacttgagctttgtataaggagataagaatgggtcaatttgcagtcttctatgtgctgacctccagttaaactaGCACCatgtgttaaaaatgctgtcttttttccattggatagtttttgctcctttatcaaagatcaagtgaccataggtgtgtgggttcatgtttgggtcttcaattctattccattgatctacctgcctgtctctgtaccaacacatTCCCATATTTACCACGTATGTGTCTTTATaattttttgacattttattttaaatgtatgacCACATTTAAGATAGAGAATTTTGTGTTATCAGAAAGAAAATCTTTAACACTAgccttttttattcattcatacaGTCTTATATCTAACTACTTGAAAATGCTAATCTCTTCACGTCCATAGTTTTTCTATTTCAGGAATAAAATATAGAATTATGTGTCATATAATCCTCTGAAATTGACTCTACATTATACATAGTGCCTTTTGATTCATCAACCAGTAAATGTAGAATTGGTTCCTCTTGTTTTATTCACAAATGATATTTAATTGTATAGAGTGTGCCAGACTATTTAATGTTTATCCTTTGGAGCATATTTGGGCTACTCTCAATTTTCAGCTCTTATTGGTACAAAGTTTTGTGTCAATGTCAACTTTAATGTCtttaataagaaatactccaaACTGAGCATTAGAATACATAACAAGTGTCCatttagtcatttttttaaattgccgGAGTGTTTTCTTGAGTATTAATATGATACCATTTTACATTTCACAGCTACCAAGTATCTCTGAATCTTCCCTTGATGACACTGACATTTTGATTTTAGGTGTTTTGAATAATTCTAAAGTATCATCTTGGATTTAACTGCCATTTCCTCATGGATAAAGATGTAATTATTTTCTATTCTGATGTTCATTTTTTATTGCTGTTGCTTATTATCTATTTGGATTATATTAGTTCTACTGAGATTTGTACATGTTAAAATGTTCTGTATTCCTGATTATTTACAAAGCATCTATTTATaatgtctgtttcttttcttaattaccaGTCACATTGTCGTCTCTGTatatcatataaatatttatattggagatgg carries:
- the Dram2 gene encoding DNA damage-regulated autophagy modulator protein 2 isoform X1; translation: MWWFQQGLSFLPSALVIWTFATFIFSYITAITLHHVDPALPYISDTGTMPPERCLFGVMLNIAAVLGIATIYVRYKQVHALNPEENLIIKLNKAGLVLGILSCLGLSLVANFQKSALFIVHVCGAVLAFSMGSFYMFVQTILSYQMQPKIHSKQVFWVRLLLVIWCGGYVLHIVTTAAEWSMSFSFFGFFLTYIRDFQKITLRVEANLHGLTLYDTVPCPVTNERTPLLSRDFQ
- the Dram2 gene encoding DNA damage-regulated autophagy modulator protein 2 isoform X3, with protein sequence MGSFYMFVQTILSYQMQPKIHSKQVFWVRLLLVIWCGVSALSMMTCSSILYSSDFGADIVQKLHWNPEDKGYVLHIVTTAAEWSMSFSFFGFFLTYIRDFQKITLRVEANLHGLTLYDTVPCPVTNERTPLLSRDFQ
- the Dram2 gene encoding DNA damage-regulated autophagy modulator protein 2, with the translated sequence MWWFQQGLSFLPSALVIWTFATFIFSYITAITLHHVDPALPYISDTGTMPPERCLFGVMLNIAAVLGIATIYVRYKQVHALNPEENLIIKLNKAGLVLGILSCLGLSLVANFQKSALFIVHVCGAVLAFSMGSFYMFVQTILSYQMQPKIHSKQVFWVRLLLVIWCGVSALSMMTCSSILYSSDFGADIVQKLHWNPEDKGYVLHIVTTAAEWSMSFSFFGFFLTYIRDFQKITLRVEANLHGLTLYDTVPCPVTNERTPLLSRDFQ